The window AAATCTCAAGACGCCTTCGCCCATCGCAACTCCTGTCTCGTTACGGGGAATTAGAGCGCACCGATCGCGACCAGACAAGCAGCATGTCGCCCACGAGCCACCGGCGCAAAATTCGCAAAGTAGGAAACAGACTTCGCAAGGACGACCACGTGACCACTGCGGTGGCGGCGCGACCAGTCTCGCTCTCGCATCAGCAGATCCTCGTTGTCTTCAGCGGACTCGTGCTCGGCATGCTCCTCGCCGCGCTCGATTCCACGATCGTGTCCACCGCGCTGCCAACGATCGTCGGTGAGCTCGGCGGACTCGCGCGTCTATCCTGGGTCGTCACGGCTTATCTGTTGGCACAGACGGTCGTGACGCCGCTTTACGGCAAGCTCGGCGACCTCTACGGTCGCAAGAGCGTGTTGCAGAGCGCGATCGTCCTCTTTCTCGTCGGCTCCGCACTCTGTGGCCTGAGCAGGAACATGCCGCAGCTGATCGTCTTTCGTGCGATCCAGGGACTCGGTGGTGGCGGACTCACGGTGACGACGCAGGCGGTCGTCGGCGACATCGTCCCGCCGCGCGATCGGGGTCGGTATCAAGGAATCTTCGGCGCGGTGTTCGGTCTCGCCAGTATCGCCGGTCCACTCCTCGGCGGCTACTTCACGACGCATCTCTCCTGGCGATGGATCTTCTACGTCAATCTGCCGTTAGGCATCATCGCGTTGCTCGTCATCGCGTCGACATTGCCGGCGACAACGGAGCGGCGGCATCCATCGATCGATTACCTCGGGACGGTGTTCCTCGCGATCGCCCTGAGTGCCATCGTGCTCGTGTCCGACGTCAGCGGCACGCTCCGTCCCTGGCTCTCGCCGATGATGCTCTCGCTGATTGCGGCGGCAGTCGTATCGCTCGTTGCGTTCATTCTGGTCGAGCGCCGCGCGACGGAACCCGTGGTGCCGCTTCGACTCTTCCGCAATCGAACCTTCTCGGTGACGTCGGCGATTGGACTCATCGTCGGCTTCGCGTTGTTCGGCTCCGTGACCTACCTCCCGCTTTTCCTGCAGGTCGTGAAAGGCGCGAGTCCGACCGCGTCGGGTCTCGAGATGCTACCGATGATGGCGGGCATGCTCGTCACGTCGATCGCCTCGGGGCAGCTCATCAGCCGCACGGGTCGATACAAGATCTTCCCGATCATCGGCACGCTCGTCATGGCCATCGGGCTGTACATGCTCTCGCGCATGACCGCGCAGACGACGACCCAGAGCGCGGCGATCATCATGCTCGTTCTCGGTCTCGGACTCGGCATGGTGATGCAGGTGCTCGTGATCGCGGTCCAGAATGACGTCGAGTACCGTGACCTCGGCGTCGCGACCTCGGGCGCGACGCTCTTCCGGCTCGTCGGCGGCTCGTTGGGTACGGCGGCGCTTGGCGCTGTCTTTTCGGCGAGCCTGGCGCATGCACTGGCTCGCGTGCTGCCGGGCAGCGCGCGCGTCACCGGGCACGGCGCTCTCAATCCGGAGACGCTACGCCAGCTCTCGCCGGCCCTGCGCGACATCTACGTCAACGCATTCACCGTAGCGTTAGGCACGATATTCGTTGCCGCGACCGCGGTCGCGCTGCTCGGCTTCGTCCTCACGTGGTTCACGCCCGAACGCCCGCTGCGGCAGACCGTCGCCGCCGCAAGCAGCGCCGAGCTGGGTGAGGCGTTCGCGATGCCCGAAGACCCGCGATCGGAGGGACTGGTGCTCCGCGGGCTCGCCGCGCTCGCCGACCGGCACGTCCAGCGCGAGCACATCGAGCAGATCACGGCTCGCGCCGGTGTCGACCTCGAGCCGCTCGAGGCGTCCTTGCTCGTGCGCATCGATCGGTATCCGGACGCCGACGTCCAGACGTTAGGCAAGGAACGCGGTGCCGGCCCGGAAGAAGTGAGTGTCGCGATGACCGACCTGCGCTCGCGCGGTTTGATCGTGGAACGGCCCGGCGACGGCCGGACTCCGCGATGGGAGCTGACGTTCGCGGGCTGCGCGACGTTGAACAAGCTCGTCGCCGCGCGTCGCGCGTATCTGACCGAGCTTTTCGCAGAATGGGGCCCTTCGCGTCGCGAGGAGCTCGCGGCCGTGCTGCGGCGCTTGGCGGACGAACTCGTTCCCGATGTGCGGAGCGTCGCTCGCGCATGAGGCGACTCGTCGCCTGATCGCTGATCACACTATTGCACGTCCGTGAACGAACGCACACCTTTGTCTTCCCTCCCCGCGAAGCAAAGGCTCCCCCGTGCAGTTCCAACGCCTGCTGGCAGGCGTTCTTGTCGCGTTAGGCAGTCTCCCCGCCAAGAGCAACGCCCAGGACACCATACAAACGCTGGTGGGATCGACGCGTGTCGCGCTCGATCTCTCCTACATGCGCCCCGTGTACTCGTACTTCCGGGGCAGCGGCGCCGCGCTTCCGTTCATCAACGACCACTGGCAAGCAGGCCTTTCGCCAACGTGGGAGGTCGACGGCGGCGTCCAGCACTACTACTTGTCGGGCGGCGCCGAAGCGGTTGCCAACTACTACCCGGTGAGCAGCGGCAGATGGCTGCCCTACGTTGGCGCCTTTGCATCGCAGCGCGGAGCCACCTTCGCGACGGGCAACGGGACCTACGGTGTGCAGGCCGGCTATCTCCACTTCCTATCGCCATCGTTGGCATTCCGCAGCGAATTTCGTTTCCGCCACTCTGACGTCGGTGCCGCATCGAACAGCGAAGATGTCCTCGTCAGCCTCGATCCGTATCTCTTCGGACGAGCGAATCGTCGCCTAACGGCACTCCCTGCATTTGGCATCTTCGACGTCAATCTCTTCGCCGACTACACTCTTCGCCCGACACATTCACTCGCCGTGAATGCGACGCTGGCTCCGTTCCTGACTCGCTGGCTCCAGGCCGGATCGACGGCGAACATGGTCTTTGCCTTCTATCGCAGCAGCGGAAGCCACGTCCTCGAGTTATTCGGCCGCGGCTATCTACCGGTCGCCACGCGCGTCGTCCCCTTCGCCGAGCTGTTCGTCGGCAATGAGAGCCTCGGCCAGAGCTATCAGACGCTCGGGAGCCACGGCACCCGTGCGGGACTGCGGACGTACCTGACGCCAGGCGTGGCGCTCGACCTGGCGCTCCAGTGGCGGACGTACGACACGGAGACGATGGGGCCGAGCAAGTCGAGCACCTCCACACCGCCACCCAATCGAACTTTCCGCGCCACGATGACGACGCAGTTCCGGGCACGGCGCGCGCGTGATTAACGTTCACGCGGCCCGTTTTTCGGAGATCGCTGTGCCTAACATGTCCCGCCTGCGGCGAACGCTGACGCTCGCCGCACTTGCATTCCCTGTCACCACACACGCCCAGTCGCTCGCCTCGCAGGTCGAGGTCGTGCGCACAACGCACGGCGTCCCGCACATACGCGCCGAGAACGTCGAGGCGGCGGCGTACGCGCTCGCGTACGTGCAGCTCGAGGACTACGGACCACGCGTCGCCTTCGCCCTCGTCCACGCGCGGGGTGAGATGGGCAAGTGGTTCGGCCGCGACAGCATCGAGGGTGACTACACGGCGAAGCTCGCCTACGACGAAGCCGTTAGGCATTACGCCCAGCTCGACCAGGATACGCGCAACGTGTACGAGGGTTTCGCGGCGGGCGCCAATCGGTACGTCGAGCTGCATCCGGAGGAGTTTCCGGCGGGCTTCGCGCCCCACTTCACCGGCTACGACGTTGCGACGAAGGACGTGGAGATGCCGTCGCCGGCCGCGGTGCGCCGCTTCCTTGCGAAGATGCAACCGGCAGCCCCGCGTCGTCAGCGGCCTCCGGCATCCAACGAACCACCCGAAGGCTTTCCAGACGACGTGCCCGATTACGGGTCCAACGCGTGGGCCTTCGCGCCAAGTCGCACAAAGTCGGGGCGGGCGATCCTCATGCGCAACCCGCACCTCTCGTGGGACGCGGGCTACTACGAGGCGCAGGTTACCGTGCCTAACGTCTTGGATTTCTACGGCGACTTCCGCATCGGCGGCCCGTTCAGCGTCGTCGGCGGCTTCAATCACGACCTCGGCTTTGCGACGACGAACAACGCGCCGGAGCTGAACGCGATTTACGCGCTCGATGTGGATTCGACGCGCGTCGACCATTACTTGTTCGACGGTGCGTCGCTCAGTCTCGAGCGTCAGCTGGTGACGGTCGAGTACAAGAATGGTCCCGGACTCTCGAGCGAGACGCGCGAGATGTGGCGCACCTCGTTAGGCCCCGTGATCTATCGTGGCGGCGGGAAGGTCTACGTCCTCAAGGCGGCTGGCGACGGCGACTTCCGCGCCGGCGAGCAGTTCCTCCGCATGATGCGCGCAAAGTCGCTCGAGCAATGGAAGGATGCGATGCGCATGCGCGCGCGAGTGAATTCGAATTTCACGTACGCCGACCGCGCCGGCCACATTTTCTATGTATGGAATGCCACCATCCCGTCACTACCGCATCCGAGTGGCGGTGACACGGCGGCGGTACCGGCGCACGGGACGTCGGACGTCTGGACTCGTTATGTGCCATGGGACTCGCTCCCGCAACTCCTCGATCCCAAAGGCGGTTACGTCGAGAACTCGAACGACCCGCCGTATTTTACGAACTTGCATCTGCCACTCGACCGCAAGCGCTATCCCGCGAACTTCCCCGAGCCGAAGGTTGGCCTCCGCACGCAAATGAGCCTCGAGCTCATCGACACGAACCGGAAGCTGAGCCTAGAGGACGTGATCGCGCTGAAGCACTCGTATCACATGCTCCTTGCCGACCGCGTGAAGAGCGATCTCGTCGCGGCCGTGCGCGCGTCGAATCCAACGCCGGCCGTTGCTCAGGCGATCGACGCGATCGAGCGCTGGGACAACTCCGTCGCACCGACGAGCAAAGGTGGCCTGCTGTTCGAGATCTGGTGGCGCCGCTACATCCAGGGCTCGATGGCCGATAGCCTGTTCGCGCAGCCGTGGAGCATAACGTCACCCGCGTCGACGCCACGTGGATTGCGGGACGGCGCCCGCGCCGCGGCCGCCTTCGCATGGGCGGTCGACGAGACGACACACCGCTTCGGCGCCGCCGATGTCGCATGGGGCGACGTCCACCGCGTCCGCGTCGGCAGCGTCGACGTGCCCGTTGGCGGCTGCAACGGTGACCTCGGCTGTTTCCGCGTGATCTGGTACCGCAACGAGCCCGACGGCAAGCGCGCCGCGGCCGGCGGCGATGGCTGGATCCTCGCCGTCGAATTCACGGACATCCCGCACGCGTACTCGGTGCTGGCGTATGGCGAGAGCGATCGCGCCGATTCACCGTTCCACGACGACCAGGCCGCGATGTTCGCGCGCGGTGAGTTGAAGCCGGTCGCATTCACGGCGAAGGACGTCGACGCCCAGTCGATTCGGAGATATCGACCGGGGGTGAGTCGTTAGGTTTGTATGCTCCCGACGCCACGCGGGCTCATGTGTCGGGAGAGATCAACGACTATGAAACACGGACAAAGCCGGCCTTGACCCGGCTTTGTCCGGGGTAAGGCAGTTGACGTAAGCCAAACGAGGCGCCTTCCATGGGGCGCACTAGCACCGCTCGCGATTCACTATCGCCGCTCGCGATTCACTGTAGCCGCTCGAAATGATCGGTCGCGAGGAGCCGGTAGAATTTCGGTTTTGGGCCGAAGTGCAGTAGGAGCCCTACGTCGAACCTGGTTGCGCGAAGATAGTTCAGGAGTTGAGGTCGATCGGTTGGGCTGAGAACGAATCGGGATTTTGTCTCGAGTACGATCAAATCATCGACGACGAAATCCATGACGAAGCGCCCAATCGTGAAACCATCATACCAGACCTCAACCGGCACTTCACGCGCGACCTTGTGACCGCGGCGTCGTAGCTCGATCTCGAGCGCCGACTTGTAGATCCTCTCGAGAAATCCAAACCCAAGTTTGTCGTAGACTGCGAAGAATGCCGCGATGATTGATTGTGTAATCTTTTCGTGCAACAGCTTTCCGGGCTGACGCGTCGAAGGGTCATCGTCGGCAGTGCGGTTGTCGTCCATGACAGCCAATTCAGCATCGAGGGGCGCCGCGTGCATAACCAGAATCCTGCCAGCAGAACGAAAACAATCCGACTGGCGCGGTGAGGCCTTTCGCGGGATATCGCCGACTCCTCGCCGCCGCGCGCGCCGAAGTGTTGGGAGAGATCAACGATTCTGAACGCGGACAAAGCCGGGCAAGGCCGGACAAGGCCGGACGAAAAGCAGAACAGAAATTCTTTTTTGTCTTTTTTTTTTGAAGAAAACACGTTCCCGCTCTTAGTCCGGCAGTGTGCGGCGTTGTCCGGCTTTGTCCGTGTAAATGCCGTAAATGCTGATTGAACCAGGAGCCTTGCCACGCGCGATGGAGGAGTTCTCACCCAGGACGGCGCGTACTATCGGCAGCTGGTTTCACGGGCTCGAACTCCTTTTCGGGAACCCTGAACTGCGGATCGACGCCCGTGTCCTCCCAGACGCCGAGTACGCGCTGCGCGACGTAGTCACCGATCTTTGGCCCGAACTTGAAACCTTCGGCATTTCCGCCTGCGGCGATCCACACGTTCGTCATGTGCGGATGGTGATCAACGATGAAGTTGCCACTCGAGGTGATCTCGTAGTGGCAGGCATGCGTCTGCGCGATCGGCGCATCCTTGAGCAGTGGGAAGCGATGTGCGATGAATCGGCGTGAGCCGTCGAGGCGTTCCTGATTCGCCCAACGATCGCTCGTATCCGGGTCCAGCTGCTGCGGCGGTACTTCGACCTGCGCCTGTCCGCTCTGACGAGCACCACCGGCGTTCGCTGCGTTCGAGCCCGTGTCGACTGCGGGCGCGTTCGGATTCGGCGTCGCGCCGCCATTGGCGACGGTCGACGGTGTGTTCGGTGGCGTCGGCGCCCGCTCGGCGCCGCGCACCCGAAACCCACGATTGTCTACCGGCAACGCCGGCCAGCCCGTCACGCCGGGGAAGTTGAAACTTGGCAGATTAGGATATGTGAAACGATAGTCCCCGATCGGCGTCCCGTAGTAGCAGACGTATCCGATCGGCACTCGCATCTTTTTGGCGAAGAGATCTGGAAAAGTCTTGCCTAACCAGGCTCCAACTGCGTAGACAAAAGTGTCGGCGCGCAGCGTCGTGCCCGTGTCGAGCGCGATCTCCTCGAGGCGGCCATCGACGACTTTCGAGGGCGTCGCCCGGCCGATGACGATCTCACCGCCCAGCTTCTCGAAGGCCGCGGCCACCGCGTGGACGGCGCGGCGCGCGCGCACGACGCCGGCGTCCGGCTCGTAGAGAATCGCACTGATTTCGTCAACGGACATCACTGGAAACGAGCGGCGGACGTCCTCGGGCGCGAGGATGTTGTACGGAATCTTGTGCTTGTCCCACCAGAGCTTGCAGCGCAGCTGAAAGTTGTCCCAGTCCTCGCGCAGGATCAGATCGCCGGTCACATGGAAAAGGTTCAATCTCAGGTCGCGGCCCCATTCGTCGTCGAACGCCTTCCATCGCTTCATTGCCTCACGCGCCCAGAGCATCCACAGCTCGCCTTGCGTGCCTTGCCGGTCCCCATACGATGAGCGCACGCCACGCGACTCGTCGCCGGAGGTCGATCGGCCATTCCCGGGACCATACGCATCGACGAGCGTGACCTTCGCGCCGCTCTTGCGCAGGTGGTACGCGGTGAAGCTCCCCCAGATTCCCGCGCCGATGACGACGACGTCGGGCGAGCGCCGTCCGAGCACCGACGCGCTCCGCTGTTCCGTCTCCTTCGTCGCGAGCCCCTCCGCGCCGGCGCGTCCGCCAAGCAATAGCATTCCGGCGCCCGTGCCGGCGACTTTGATGAAATCCCGTCGGTGGAGGGAGCTGCCGTCTTCTTTCGACTCGTCACTCATGTTTCTTTGGGCCAGGACGGTTGAATCGCGCGTCAACATGCCGTCGGGGCGACGCGGACGCAAACCGGATCGCGAAATGGCATCACTGCAGGATATAATGGTGGCGGTCGCTTATCCGTTGAGGAGCCGTATCATGGGTGCGAGACGTGGAGCAGTCGTGGTCTGGACGATAGTCGTTGCTGGCTGCGCGAGCGGCGCGGCGTCCGCCGGGCGCGTGCTTACGCCCCTTGGCGCGCACCTTACCGCCGACTCGAAGACCGGCGCGCCGGTCCCACTGCGGATTGATCCCAACGCTCGGGTCGTGCGCACGACGACCCCCAACCTGCCTGCGGCGACATATTGGCCGGCGCAGGCTGATCGTGGCGAGAAAGTCTTCACTCAGGTGTGCGCGATGTGCCACGCGCAATCGCAGTTCATCGGACAGGCATTCGTCGAGAACTGGAATGACCATCGTGTGTCGGATTTCTATACGCTCATCCGCAGCACGATGCCGCTCAACAATCCGGGCGGGTTGAAGGATGACGAGTATCTGGCGGTCGTTGCGTATTTGCTCAAAGCGAACCACGCGAGTGCCGGTCAGGATTCGCTCGGCACCGACTCCCTGTCGCTCCGGCACCGAAAGATCGGCGTGCGGTTCCCGTAGGCGCGTGATGCGTGGTGACGCCGGACGCCGAGCGACATACCTCAAATTGTTGGGCACGATAGCTGCTCCGAAACCGCGGGCGAGACATCGCGCCGGCGCGTCGTGCCTCACGAGGGTGATTTCAGCAGTCTAACCCTCGTGTCGTTCCGGAACGATTGTTCACGCTCGCCGTCCACAGACGCGGACAACGACGCTACCTGTGCAGGGGCCCTAACCATGACACATCAGCGAATAGCGACCGCTCTTATCGTAGCGATGAGTATGTGCTCAGTGAGGCTCGGCGCGCAGGCGCCCAACGCGAATAAAGCCTTGGTGAAACCGACGGCGGATCCAGCGGCGCTCGACGACACGGCCCGCGCATTCACTCAGGTCGATCTGATCGGCGGTAATCGGAACGCCTGGATGACGACGGCGGGGTTACGCTTGGGTGGCGGGACGATATTTGGCAGCTACGCATGGACCACCGTCGACCGCGCTTACGGACTCGGGTATGCGCGACCTATTGCCCAGCGCGACTTGGGATTCCTCGGATCGATCGGCACCGGTCTCGACCTGTACGGCGCCTACGATATCGACAAGTGGACCGGGTACAATGAGCGCGCGGTGCGACTGGCGATCCCACTCTCGATTCGGTGGGGCTCGCCCTCGCGGTTGTCCTTGAGTCCCTTCATCGCGCCCTACGCCGAGCTCGGACGCGCAGGCCTCGAGCAAGGTGACTGCGTCTACACGGCGCCGTCATGCACGAACCCGTATCGCGTCGGCCCTGGCCAGACGCGTGAAGCCGGCCTTGGCGCCGGCGCCGAGCTCACGGCATGGCATGTGAGCCTGAACTTCGGCCTTCGCAATCTCTGGATGCGCCGCGACGCTCTCTATTCCGACCAGGCCTCGCTTGGAATCCGTGTCCGATTCTAGGGGTGCCTAACGGAAGGAGTCATCTCCGGCAAGAGACACCTTGCTGGCCTGACCGCGTGCAGTAGGCTATTGTTCCCGCGCGCGGTTAGGGCCGCGGTCGTTCCCACCTCATTGTCCTCCGGCTCCCGGAGATCACGCATGCTCCCACGCTCCGTCAGACGCGGCGCAACGCTGTCTGCGCTCGCGCTCGCTTATCTATTCCATCCAACGCCGCTCCACGCCCAGGCGCTCACGGGCACTATCCGCGGCCACGTCACCGACGGCGCGTCCGGTCGCGGCATCCCCGAAGCCCAGGTCACCATCACCGGCACGCGCCTCGGCCTGCTGACGAACCAGAGTGGCGACTTCACACTCGCTGCCATTCCCACCGGCTCGCGCACCGTCGAGGTGCGACGCATCGGCTATCAGCCTGTCGACCGCGTCGTCAACGTCACCGCCGGCGACAATGACGTCGGTGCGATCGCACTCAGTGTCAGCGCCGTAAACCTCAGCGAGGTCGTCGTCACCGGTACGGGGACCGCGACCGAGAAGCGCGCCGTCGGCACCAGCATCGCTACGGTGGATTCGGCGCTCATCAGCAAGGCCGAAGCGGTCACGGTCGACCAGGCGATGCAAGGCAAAGTCGCCGGCGCGCAGATCACGCAGAACTCGGGGAGTCCCGGCGGCGGCGGTATCTCCGTTCGCCTCCGCGGCACGAATTCGTTCATCTCCGGCTCCGATCCACTCTACATCGTCGACGGCGTGATCATCGACAACGGTTCGGCGCAGCTCGCGGATCTCGGTACTCGCTCGAATCCGCAGAACCGACTCGCCGACCTGAACCCGGATGACATCGAGCACATCGAGGTCACGCGTGGTGCCGCGGCGGCAGCGCTGTATGGCTCGCGCGCGAACAACGGCGTCGTGCAGATCTTCACCAAGCGCGGAACTATCGGCAAAGCGCACTATACGGGCACCACCCGTTTTTCCATGGGCGAGTTGCGCGAGCAGCAGCCTTTCAACTTCTACCCGTTCAACGAAGCGGGACTGCCCGTCCAACGGTACAACTACCAGGACAACATCTTTCATCGGGCGCCCGCGAATGAGCAGAATCTCACCGTCGAAGGCGGGAACGATCAGACCCGTTACTACATCAGCGGCAATTTCGCCGACGAAGACGGGATCATGCGCTCGACCTCGTCCCGCCGCTCGGGCGCCCGCATCAACCTCCAGCAGCAACTCGCGTCGAAGCTGATCGGCAACGTCAGCGCCAACTACGTCACGACGCATAACGAGTTACAGGCCTTTGGCGAGCAGAACGACTACGGCATCATGGGGTCGCTCTTCTTCGCACCGACGCAGGTCAGTTTTTTCCCGGTGAACGGCATCTACCCGTTGCCTCCCTCGCTGGGGACGAATCCGCTGCTTGCGATCGACAGGATCCGCAATCCGCAGCAGATCGACCGGTTCATCGGGTCGACGAAGCTGACCTGGACGCCGCTGACGCATGTCCTCTTCGACTACACGTTAGGCCTCGATAACACCGGCTTCGAGCAGCGTCAGTTCGTGCCGCGAAATGCCGTCCTCGGTACGGCGCCACTCGCGACCGGACGCTCGCAGTCGGTGTTTCAGGCGTCGCGGGTACTCAACCAGGACGGCGTCGGTAGCTACACGTGGAACCCGATCGGTCCGTTCGATCTGCGTACGACGGCGGGTTTCAACTTCACCGACCAACGCGTTCGCATGACTAGTGCGACCGCGAACGGCCTCGCGCCCGTCGGTGATCTCGTCAGCGCCGGCTCGGTGTTCTCGGCGGCGCAGACGGACGTCGAGTTGCGCACGTTAGGCTTCTATGGCCAACAGGAGCTCGCCTGGGAGAACAAGCTCTTTCTCACGGGTGGCGTGCGGTACGACGCGTCCTCGACATTCGCTCCATCCGAACGCTGGCAGGCGTTCCCGAAGTTCTCGGCATCGTACGTCGTCATCGACAACAAACCGGGGGCGCTCAACAATCTTCGCCTCCGCAGCGCCCTGGGCTACGCCGGTAGCCAGCCGAGCATAACGAACGCCTACTCGCAATTCATCACGTATACGCAACTGCCGTTCGCTGGCCGGCCCGGCTTCGTCAACAACACGGTTTATGGCAACCCGAACCTCCGCAACGAACGCGCGCGCGAGTGGGAAGTGGGTGCCGACGTCGGATTCCTCGACGGACGCGTCTCGACCGAAGCGACGTACTACAATCGGCTCGTCTCCGATCTGCTCTTCTTCCGTCCGCTGCCGACGAGCACGGGCTTCTCACAGCAGTTCGCGCCGATTGGGTCGATGTCGAACAAGGGCATCGAGCTGATGCTCCGCACGCAGAA of the Gemmatimonadaceae bacterium genome contains:
- a CDS encoding MFS transporter, whose amino-acid sequence is MSPTSHRRKIRKVGNRLRKDDHVTTAVAARPVSLSHQQILVVFSGLVLGMLLAALDSTIVSTALPTIVGELGGLARLSWVVTAYLLAQTVVTPLYGKLGDLYGRKSVLQSAIVLFLVGSALCGLSRNMPQLIVFRAIQGLGGGGLTVTTQAVVGDIVPPRDRGRYQGIFGAVFGLASIAGPLLGGYFTTHLSWRWIFYVNLPLGIIALLVIASTLPATTERRHPSIDYLGTVFLAIALSAIVLVSDVSGTLRPWLSPMMLSLIAAAVVSLVAFILVERRATEPVVPLRLFRNRTFSVTSAIGLIVGFALFGSVTYLPLFLQVVKGASPTASGLEMLPMMAGMLVTSIASGQLISRTGRYKIFPIIGTLVMAIGLYMLSRMTAQTTTQSAAIIMLVLGLGLGMVMQVLVIAVQNDVEYRDLGVATSGATLFRLVGGSLGTAALGAVFSASLAHALARVLPGSARVTGHGALNPETLRQLSPALRDIYVNAFTVALGTIFVAATAVALLGFVLTWFTPERPLRQTVAAASSAELGEAFAMPEDPRSEGLVLRGLAALADRHVQREHIEQITARAGVDLEPLEASLLVRIDRYPDADVQTLGKERGAGPEEVSVAMTDLRSRGLIVERPGDGRTPRWELTFAGCATLNKLVAARRAYLTELFAEWGPSRREELAAVLRRLADELVPDVRSVARA
- a CDS encoding TonB-dependent receptor, whose translation is MLPRSVRRGATLSALALAYLFHPTPLHAQALTGTIRGHVTDGASGRGIPEAQVTITGTRLGLLTNQSGDFTLAAIPTGSRTVEVRRIGYQPVDRVVNVTAGDNDVGAIALSVSAVNLSEVVVTGTGTATEKRAVGTSIATVDSALISKAEAVTVDQAMQGKVAGAQITQNSGSPGGGGISVRLRGTNSFISGSDPLYIVDGVIIDNGSAQLADLGTRSNPQNRLADLNPDDIEHIEVTRGAAAAALYGSRANNGVVQIFTKRGTIGKAHYTGTTRFSMGELREQQPFNFYPFNEAGLPVQRYNYQDNIFHRAPANEQNLTVEGGNDQTRYYISGNFADEDGIMRSTSSRRSGARINLQQQLASKLIGNVSANYVTTHNELQAFGEQNDYGIMGSLFFAPTQVSFFPVNGIYPLPPSLGTNPLLAIDRIRNPQQIDRFIGSTKLTWTPLTHVLFDYTLGLDNTGFEQRQFVPRNAVLGTAPLATGRSQSVFQASRVLNQDGVGSYTWNPIGPFDLRTTAGFNFTDQRVRMTSATANGLAPVGDLVSAGSVFSAAQTDVELRTLGFYGQQELAWENKLFLTGGVRYDASSTFAPSERWQAFPKFSASYVVIDNKPGALNNLRLRSALGYAGSQPSITNAYSQFITYTQLPFAGRPGFVNNTVYGNPNLRNERAREWEVGADVGFLDGRVSTEATYYNRLVSDLLFFRPLPTSTGFSQQFAPIGSMSNKGIELMLRTQNVDNQKVSWASTVTYAHNKNLVESLSIQDFQSAGGYPNRIRAGYPAGVFYGSYAARDCITGQLLVDSLGRYRRSNQTVDMGATLAAREALSHGTCNDSLNKIIGDPNPKWTGSFLNEVTLLRKIRLRALLDGVFGNQIMNLSTRAQNAGIASNSKSYERELLPYGDPRKLPPGFNARTQGIFEYWIEDGTFVKLRELAASYTVDAPPVRRYFKDGIDLTLSGRNLYVWTKYSGYDPEINLFGTNAGGIGSVQTTAADRGFDFGGYPIPRTWSLSARFTF
- a CDS encoding GxxExxY protein, whose product is MDDNRTADDDPSTRQPGKLLHEKITQSIIAAFFAVYDKLGFGFLERIYKSALEIELRRRGHKVAREVPVEVWYDGFTIGRFVMDFVVDDLIVLETKSRFVLSPTDRPQLLNYLRATRFDVGLLLHFGPKPKFYRLLATDHFERLQ
- a CDS encoding FAD-binding oxidoreductase; this translates as MSDESKEDGSSLHRRDFIKVAGTGAGMLLLGGRAGAEGLATKETEQRSASVLGRRSPDVVVIGAGIWGSFTAYHLRKSGAKVTLVDAYGPGNGRSTSGDESRGVRSSYGDRQGTQGELWMLWAREAMKRWKAFDDEWGRDLRLNLFHVTGDLILREDWDNFQLRCKLWWDKHKIPYNILAPEDVRRSFPVMSVDEISAILYEPDAGVVRARRAVHAVAAAFEKLGGEIVIGRATPSKVVDGRLEEIALDTGTTLRADTFVYAVGAWLGKTFPDLFAKKMRVPIGYVCYYGTPIGDYRFTYPNLPSFNFPGVTGWPALPVDNRGFRVRGAERAPTPPNTPSTVANGGATPNPNAPAVDTGSNAANAGGARQSGQAQVEVPPQQLDPDTSDRWANQERLDGSRRFIAHRFPLLKDAPIAQTHACHYEITSSGNFIVDHHPHMTNVWIAAGGNAEGFKFGPKIGDYVAQRVLGVWEDTGVDPQFRVPEKEFEPVKPAADSTRRPG
- a CDS encoding cytochrome c, which translates into the protein MGARRGAVVVWTIVVAGCASGAASAGRVLTPLGAHLTADSKTGAPVPLRIDPNARVVRTTTPNLPAATYWPAQADRGEKVFTQVCAMCHAQSQFIGQAFVENWNDHRVSDFYTLIRSTMPLNNPGGLKDDEYLAVVAYLLKANHASAGQDSLGTDSLSLRHRKIGVRFP
- a CDS encoding penicillin acylase family protein, with protein sequence MSRLRRTLTLAALAFPVTTHAQSLASQVEVVRTTHGVPHIRAENVEAAAYALAYVQLEDYGPRVAFALVHARGEMGKWFGRDSIEGDYTAKLAYDEAVRHYAQLDQDTRNVYEGFAAGANRYVELHPEEFPAGFAPHFTGYDVATKDVEMPSPAAVRRFLAKMQPAAPRRQRPPASNEPPEGFPDDVPDYGSNAWAFAPSRTKSGRAILMRNPHLSWDAGYYEAQVTVPNVLDFYGDFRIGGPFSVVGGFNHDLGFATTNNAPELNAIYALDVDSTRVDHYLFDGASLSLERQLVTVEYKNGPGLSSETREMWRTSLGPVIYRGGGKVYVLKAAGDGDFRAGEQFLRMMRAKSLEQWKDAMRMRARVNSNFTYADRAGHIFYVWNATIPSLPHPSGGDTAAVPAHGTSDVWTRYVPWDSLPQLLDPKGGYVENSNDPPYFTNLHLPLDRKRYPANFPEPKVGLRTQMSLELIDTNRKLSLEDVIALKHSYHMLLADRVKSDLVAAVRASNPTPAVAQAIDAIERWDNSVAPTSKGGLLFEIWWRRYIQGSMADSLFAQPWSITSPASTPRGLRDGARAAAAFAWAVDETTHRFGAADVAWGDVHRVRVGSVDVPVGGCNGDLGCFRVIWYRNEPDGKRAAAGGDGWILAVEFTDIPHAYSVLAYGESDRADSPFHDDQAAMFARGELKPVAFTAKDVDAQSIRRYRPGVSR